In the genome of Luteitalea pratensis, the window GGTAGAAGCACGCGTCAGCGGACTCGGGCAAGAGCTCGAGGGCCCGCGTGTAACAGCGCACGGCGTCGGCGAACCGCCCGGCGTCGTGGTGCGTGTGCCCCAGGTTGAACCAGCCCTCGAACGTGTCGGGGGCGAGCGAGACGGCCTGTGCGTACAGCGCCGCCGCTTCGGGCAGGTGGCCGTCCGCGTACTGCAGGTTTCCAAGGTTGATCAGGGCCGGCACCAGGGCAGGATCGAAGGCCAGCGCCTCGCGATATGCCTGCATCACGATGCCGCGCGACTGTCCCGGCTGCCCGTCCATCGCGGTGGCGCGCTCGAACGCGTCCTCGGCGCGCGAGGTGTCCACCGGTGAACCGGCCGGCACGGCCTCGGCACGGGTCGCGCGAGACGCAAGCGTCACCACGCGGGCACGGCTCTCCTGATCGGGCGTGACCGGGCCGCCGTCGAACAGCGTGAGTTGCCCCTGCCTCGCGGCGAGGAGCTGCCGCACGATCACCTTGAGGGGCATCCCGCGTCCAAGGGCGTCGTTTACCTCCCGCAGCGGGGCGAGATCGGCAAACGAGTACATGGTCTCGCCCTGTTCGCGTGTCGGCTGCACGAGCCGCCACTGCGCGAGCGACCGCAGATGATCGTCGCGCAATGCCGGAAACCTGGTGCGGACCACGCGCGCGGGCACCCGGGCGTCGGCCATGGTCGCAGGGTAGCATCACGGCGAACGCCGAACGTCGAACGCCGTACGCCGAACGCTGCTGCACGGGAACGGGTACCGGGCGCCGGGTACCGGGTACCGGGTAACGGGTACCGGGGAACGGGTACCGGGTACCGAAGTCGGGAATCGGGAGTCGCCGACCACCGCGTGTAGCCGTCGGACTCCAACGATATTCACCGCCTACGGCCTGCGGGCTGCAGCATATCGTGACTACCGGTGGCGCTGGCGCCATGGATCACTTGTCCGACGGGCAGCTGCGAAGATCGGACTCGAGTCACACGCGCGCGCTGAGTCGTAAGCCGTCGACTGCAGGCGGCAGGCCGTAGCCCGTCGGCGGTAAGCGTTAGGCGTTAGGCGTTATATCCTCTGCCTCATGTTGCTGGCTGGCGATCTCGGGGGCACCAAGACGCAGCTCGGGGTGTTTCGGCCGACTGGCGGACGCCCGGAATTGCTCGACTCTCGCGAGTACGTGACGCTCGACTATCCGAGCCTCTCGGCGATGATCCTTACGTTCCTCGGCGCCACGGGAGTGCGCGCGCAGGAAGTCGAGGTCGCGTGCGTGGGGGTGGCCGGGCCGAACATCAAGCAGGTGGCCAGGCTCACCAACGTGCCCTGGGCGATCGACAGCCGCGAAGTGATGGCCACGACCGGCATCCGGCGCGCGTGGATCCTCAATGACGTCGAGGCGATGGCCTACGGCGTACCAGCGTTGCGGGCCGACGAGTTGAAGGTCCTGCAGGCAGGCGAGTTCAATGCCGACGGTAACGCCTGCCTGATGGCGGCGGGCACCGGCCTGGGGCAGGCGATTCTCGTGCGTCAGCATGGTCGCCTGGTGCCGTCGCCCTCGGAGGGCGGGCACTCGGACTTCGGTCCGCGCGGGTCGCGAGAGATTGCCCTGCTCGAGTTCCTCACGTCGCGGTACGGCCGCGCGACCTACGAACACATCATCTCGGGCAAGGGGTTCATCAACCTGCTGAGGTTCACGAGCGACGACCGGTCGCCGTTGCTCACCGAGGTGGACGAGGACGATCTGCCGGCGACGATCAGTCGCCACGGACTGGACGGATCCGACCCGCATTGCGTCGAGGCACTTCAGTTGTTCGTGTCCATTTACGGCAGTGCCGCGGCCAACCTCGGGCTGCAATGCGTGGCCACGGGCGGCGTCTACCTCGGTGGCGGCATTCCCTCCAGACTCCTGCCGGCCTTCGACCTCCCCTTCTTCATGGACGCGTTCCGCGCCAAACCCCCGATGACCGGCCTGGTCGAGCGGATGCCCGTCTCGATCGTCCGCAACCGCCAGACCGGCCTCCTCGGCGCCGCCGTCTACGCCGCGTCGCTCATCAAGTAACCACCACTCAGCCTGCGGCCTACAGCCTGCAGCCTGCAGCCTGCAATTTCGCCTTCATGCGGCCTGCAGGCCGTAGCCGGTAGGCCGTAGCCGTAGGCATCAGGCATCAGCCATTACGGATCCCCGATCCACGCTTCCGTATGCGAAGTGGCGGGATGTGGACAGAACCCCATGCATTTGCTGGCAATCCGGCGCCCCGCCTGGGACCAGTGGCGGTCCGCCTGTTGCATCCAGATCCTTCTCGTCGGTAGCATCACGGCGGTTCCACGTTCGGGCGTCCGTTTCCGCGGAGACGGCCGCCCCTGACCATCGCTCCGGGAGGAGTGTTCCTATGGTGATCAAGCGCTGGCTGGCATCCGTGCTGGCCGTGCTCTCGTGTCTGGCACCCGCCATCGTGTGGGCAGCCGACACCGGCTCGATCTCTGGCGTCGTGTTCGATCAGGGTGGGCAACTCGTCGAGGGCGCGACCGTCCGCCTGACGGGCGACCCGCTGCCCGGGGAGCGTGTGGCGACGACGGATTCCAACGGCGCCTATCGCTTCCCGCTGCTGCTGCCTGGCGCGTACATCCTCGAAGTCACCAAGCAGGGCTCGGGGTCGGCCAAGCGGGCGGTCACCGTCCAGGTCGACGTCGATGCGCAGACCGACGTGGTGCTGGGGCTCAACCTCAACGAAACCATCGAAGTGAGCGCGGCCGCCCCTGTCGTCGACCTCAAGACGACCGAGGTCAACTTCAACTACGACGCGCAGCTGATCAAGGAACTGCCGCTGCAGCGCACGTATGCCGGCCTGTTCCAGTTGATTCCCGGCGTCGCCGAGAACAACAACGCGACGCCCGGCATGGTGAGCGGTGGCGCCACCCGCCAGGACAACACGTATCTGATCGACGGCGTCAACATCACCAATCCCGGCTTCGGCTACCTGAGCACCGAGGTCAACGAGTTCGATATCGCCGAGTTCAACGTCAAGCGCGGAGCGATTTCGGCGGAGTTCGGGCGATCGTCCGGCTTCGTCACCAACGCCGTCACGCGTTCTGGCACCAACCAGTTGAAGGGCGGGTTCCGGTTCGAGGCGATTCCGAAGTCCCTGATTGCCG includes:
- a CDS encoding tetratricopeptide repeat protein, which codes for MADARVPARVVRTRFPALRDDHLRSLAQWRLVQPTREQGETMYSFADLAPLREVNDALGRGMPLKVIVRQLLAARQGQLTLFDGGPVTPDQESRARVVTLASRATRAEAVPAGSPVDTSRAEDAFERATAMDGQPGQSRGIVMQAYREALAFDPALVPALINLGNLQYADGHLPEAAALYAQAVSLAPDTFEGWFNLGHTHHDAGRFADAVRCYTRALELLPESADACFYLAVAYEKLGRSQDARPLWQHYQRLAPDGEWIALAREFAE
- the glk gene encoding glucokinase translates to MLLAGDLGGTKTQLGVFRPTGGRPELLDSREYVTLDYPSLSAMILTFLGATGVRAQEVEVACVGVAGPNIKQVARLTNVPWAIDSREVMATTGIRRAWILNDVEAMAYGVPALRADELKVLQAGEFNADGNACLMAAGTGLGQAILVRQHGRLVPSPSEGGHSDFGPRGSREIALLEFLTSRYGRATYEHIISGKGFINLLRFTSDDRSPLLTEVDEDDLPATISRHGLDGSDPHCVEALQLFVSIYGSAAANLGLQCVATGGVYLGGGIPSRLLPAFDLPFFMDAFRAKPPMTGLVERMPVSIVRNRQTGLLGAAVYAASLIK